The genome window AGGCGCAGGCGACCATCAGGTGTCAATATTGGTTCCTCATGTCGACCGATGCCGTTGGGGAATCCCCAATATGATTATCATTGTTTATTGGAGATCTCACTCAAATCTAGAAGCATATTGCTTCGTCTATAGAAGCTACAATGATCCAAGATGTACTACCTAGTCATATTCACGCCGGAGACAAACCCTCCAAGTGCCGATCACCAATGGCCACTATCTCACCCTGGTATGCCTCGCCGCAACCGATAGAAACCTCGATACTGATTAGGAGGTCTGGAGTACATAAGAAGGCTGAAATAGCAATGGTACTAGTGCTTAGTTGGAGGCATCAATCCCCGAGATAACGACTGTACCCTATGTAGATAACATATATGCTGCTATGTAGAATGTAAGCCTACTGTTGGCGGGCTCTGGTCGGCCTTCCAAATCGCCTCCCTTTCCCTCATCGCCTCAACTCCCAGCCAACACCGGCAATCGTCGATTGAAGAGTAATTGGCCGCGCTTCCTTTTAATCATTCCTAACCATAATCATCTTTCCGCTCCTTAGAATTCGGTCACTGTCCCTGTGGTGACAAACCTCTCGATACCTTTGCCCGCCTGCCGCGGCGGTGCGTCTCACAGTCGATGTTGCAGTGCTCTCCCGCTCTCGAACTAGTAGTAGTCGGCACAGAGAGTCAACTTCCCTCCCCCTCAACTTCCCAGCGCTCCGGCGTGCGACCTTGCTCCCTCAACGTCTCATCCATTCAGTACTCGATTTTCCATCCTAACCCGCACTTCTTTATCGTTTCCTGACTGTGCGCTTTCATCGTCTGCCAGGAATGACTCTCTTTCTGCCTGCGGTGGCCTCTCTCTAGCCCGCGTGGTTTATCACCCCCGCTTTGAACTCGCCTTCCGCAGGCACACCATAATCTTCTCCAGCCCTTTTATCTTCTTTTACCTTCTCTCTACTGCTCCCAGGCTTCATCATGATAGGTGCCACGTCCTTCTTGAACCACTCCGGGCCTCGACCGCCGCGATATCGCACTCCGTCTCCTCCGCGACGCGCCGTGGAGCCTATCTCTCCTttcaccaccaccaccgacTTTCGTGCCTCGTGGATTGACCGCGGAGACTCGCAAGCTGCGAGCTATGATCGCGATCGGGTCACATCGAATAACGATGTCTATTCGAGCACAAATCGGGGATCTCATGGGCGAACCAGCCATGGTCGCTCCAGCTCCACAATTGACACTCTCGCGACAATCGCCTTAGCGACCAGCCCTACTTTTGCGCCTCTTTCCTACAGACCTCCTTCTCAAGACCCAACGCCTGCCATGCCACTATTTCCTTCTCAGTCCATTGAAAGTACAGAACGTCCAGCCAAGCGACCGCGGTCGGAGAAAAGTCCGTCTCCCTTACATCAACCACAGACAACCGTCGCGCCGGATGCAAATCCTTCCTCCACCTTCGACAGCATGAAAACCGatgctgagcttcttctaAACTTCGCGAGACCAAGCAACTTCCAACCTGCCGCTTTCTACCCCTCGAAGCGAGTGAGCATTGATGAGTCGTACCATCCTCACTACGGCGAGGAACCGAAGAGCCACTTTCGGGCTGGTCTCGGAAGCACATATATCCTTCCAGATGGCGAGAAATCTGCGTATCACACTTCCGCAAATACTGCATTTCCAGCATCTCGAATGAGATCTCAGTCGGACGGTTCGGCCTTCATTTCTCGACCGGTCATTCAGGGAGTACGGCCCAACACAAGCTCTTCTACGCTTCCTCCAATTGTCTggcaagaggaagaaggcaatGCCAAAACGGGCCCAGGACCTCCAAGCACGAAATTCCCCGGGGCTGAGACACGATACGAGAATTCAGTCTTCACAGGGATAGATACCGGTGCTGATCGGGCATCATTGGATGTGCCTCCCCGGGGAGATGACGATACAGAATCCGACGAGAACAACCAAGCGAACTGCGCCGCCTGTAATCTGGTCCGAATACCGGTGGATTCAGAAGAACAAGGGGATGTCACATGGATCAGTTGTGACGGGTGCAAGCAATGGTTTCATATCGTTTGTGCCGGTTTCAAGAATGATCGCGAAATACGGACAGTTGACAAGTTCATCTGTCGCCGGTGTCGGCCGATCCACGGACAGACAACGTTTGTTCGAAAGTCTTCTCGAGCCCGCACTGCCATTGATTATGCTGGTCTCAACCAGGGTCTTGTCAAGGCCGCCAGCGATTCTCTGGAACATCATTATATTGAACCCATTCGAGAAGGCAAGATTCGCTTTCTCCCGGATAACTTCCCGCGGATGAGACCGGAGTTGGTCACTGCCGAATATTTCGAACGCGGCAGCGGCATGACAGAGCCAATCGTTATTCCAGCACATCTAAACACCCGTGATTCTATTCCCATTGTCGACCCTGAATTCGACTCGCTCGTCCAGGAGGCTACTAGCCAAGAGATGTTCGACGAACTGTTGGAGCACCTCCCcgaggagggcaaggactTCGAGACCGTCATCGATTGCGGGCAAGACCAGCTGGACATGGTTGTTCCTCAGGGTCTCACTGTCCGAGCTGTGGCGGAGCTTTACGGTCCTGAGGAGAGAGTCGAAGTCATTGACGTCAAATCGCAGCAGGGCGAGGACAAAAGGTGGAACATGCAGAAATGGGCTGACTATTATGAGAGTACCGGCTCCAAGGTCGTTCGCAATGTGATCAGTTTGGAGGTCTCACAAAGTAAATTGGGCAAACTGATACGCCGACCAAAAATTGTGCGTGATCTTGACTTGCAGGATGCGGTATGGCCTGAAGAGCTCAAGGCCATCGGCGATTATCCAAAAGTTCAATTTTACTGCCTGATGTCTGTCGCTGACTGCTATACCGATTTTCACATCGATTTCGGCGGTTCTTCGGTCTACTATCACATTCTAAAAGGCAAAAAGACTTTTTTCTTCATCCCACCTAAAGACAAGCATCTGAAGAAATATGAAGACTGGTGCAACTCTCCCGCGCAAGACTCCACGTTCCTTGGCGACCAGACCAAAGAGTGTTACCGCGTCGATCTGTCCGAAGGCGATACCATGTTGATTCCATCTGGCTGGATCCACGCCGTCTGGACTCCCACGAACAGCCTGGTCATTGGCGGTAATTTCTTGACGCGTCTCAATTATGGTATGCAGATCAAGGTTGCCAAGATCGAAAAAGATACCAAGGTTCCTAGGAAGTTTCGGTATCCGTTCTTCCAGAGGATCCAATGGTACACCGCGTTGAAATACCTGGAGGACGATCCTATCCCTCAAAGTGTGCTCAACGCATTCGCTGAGGATGAAAACTACCGGTTTCACAGAGCCTATCCTATCTACTACGAATTCGGGGAGCGGGAAAATAAGGCGCCTGCCGGGGATCCATATCACAATTCTCGATTTTACTCCCAGGCCGAACTCGAGGGGCTTCCAGATCTTGCCAAGTACCTGCTTCGGACAGCATTAATTGCCAGTGGCTACATGGTTGAGGGGGTGACGATGGACGCTAGGAATGCTGTCAAGCGGTCTATACCGAAGGGCCAAGGAGACCCAATCGACACAGTGAGAAAGTTTGGAATCTGGGTAGCGTGGAAGCGTGGAAATGAAAAGGCTCCGCAATGGACACGCCCTGGTGTGGTGGAAAGCAACGCTAAACTCAGCCTCACGGAGAAGAAGCCAGCAGGGCGACCTAGCCGTCGATCCGAGCGGAATGCAGAGGGACAGCGCATGTATGCAGAACGACAAGCTGTACAACGGCCACTAGAACAACCTCCAGATTTGACCAATGGCCTTTCCAGTGAAGAAAGCTCTTCTGCGCCTTCGACCGTTGAGATCCCTCAGTCTACCGTTATTTCGACGCTTCCAGGCACCGAGACGAAAGAACTGAAGGAAGAAATAGCTCAGAAACCTCGATCTATACATCGCAGCTCTGGATTAGGTCCTAAGCGTGTTGCCTGTGATGCGTGTCGTAAGCGACGAATCCGATGTCGGCATAAGGATGAACACAACGACACAATATCGGCAAAGCAAACGACGTTTGGAACTTTCCCTGCAGGAGTCCAATCATCTCTAGCTCACGATGCCGCATCGGCATTGAATTCATTGGCGGCCATTGCGTCTGAAGCAGGCTTTCAGGACGCCGCGAATGGGCATGGTCTAGAACGACTTGAAGGTTCTGGGAATTACAGCACTGCCATCTTGAGCACACCGAATGCAGCCACCAGCAAAGTCCATGATGGCAGTCCCGAGGGTCTCAACACCGGAAAGAAAGGGCGCAGCAAGGCTTGTGATGATTGCCGAAAGAGCAAGGTTCGTTTTTATTGTTTCTCTCACTGTGCACGTGCATAGCTGACTATTTCTTTAGCGCCGGTGCATTCATGATGAATATGGCAGAATCGACCCTATCAAAGCCCAAGAACGATCGAAGCCGAGGGCGACAGCCTCTGCCAAGCGGCCGCGTCCTcctcaggaagaagacgcagCGTTTACCTTGAACAAGAGACCAAAGCAGGAAAGCACGTCGCCTGTGGCGAGGCCGGCCAGCCTCTTCAGAGCTGAAGGGGACATGTCTCATACACAGAGGCCGGTTGATTTGGAAGCTTCCTCATACTTTGGCACTGCGCACGACCACAATGGCATAGCTCAGACAAAATTGACGTCTGCCGTGGGGCAGACCTCGTACGCATCCCCGCCGGCATTTCAGTCAGACACGGTCGTTATGGAGGTCGCTGGGCAAGGCGTATCGAAGCCAACCGCTTCACTTGTTTCGCCGCCGACTTCCCAGGCAGACGAGACGGATGTGCCTCCCGAGCAAGATGCGGAGAAAGACAACCACGTTGTTTATTACACGCCTACTACTAGTTCCCGGCATTCTTCCCGTCAACCACGTCACGTTGACAGGTATGTGCCTGAAAGCCAGCCAGCCAAAGCTGTGAAGACGACGCACACACCATCTAAAAGACGGGCATCCTGCAGTGGGCCAACCACCGCTCGTAGAGTTACCCCTGGTGCGCAAGGGAGCTCGAAGAAACCTGCATCACGCCCTTCGTCGTCTCATGCGAAAAAAGGAGTCTCTCCAGTGACAGAGAAGAAGTTTGACCGTATGACTACGACTTCAACGTCCCCGGGGCATAAGGGAGCGAAACGTGAACGCACGGCGATTGCTGACGATGAACCTGATGCGGAGAGTTTACGCTTGATTCGCGAACTGCAAGAGCAGGAGTTTGGCTTGCGCAAGCGAACTACGCGAGTGTGACCTGGTTCTGGACTCTTCAATTTGACCCATACTAAAGCGGTTCTATCCATGACGGTTATGACTTCATTTTCCTTTGTGtttctgtctttcttttttccttcccttttctcATAGGTATCCGGCCTGAAAATCGGCAAGGTTGAGAGTGAGAGCCGAGAAGGCGGGATTTAACATGTGTGGTTTGGCATTTGGGGAACATCAGGCGGAGTTTCTAAGCGTCCGATTTCAAGTCATCTTCTACTCTTTCGGTTGTTTTACAGGATTTCGCACACGGCGTTCCATTGCTGGCAGGGGTTCTCCTGGGGTAATTGTTGTCTTGGTGTCTCTTCATTGCATTAATCGTGTTTCCCACAGGGGGATTTTACTGCGGTGTTGACCGCTTCAACTACCttatttcttcttcatcgaTTATTGATTCCTTATGTGGCGTTCAAGTGCGTGTAATGGGACAAACCGGCTGATAACCTTGGTGTATTTCGTCTCAAGGGATTCCTTTCGTTCATTCGTCTTTCTCGGCCAGTTGTCTTAAATTATCGTTGAGTTCGACTTTCACTTGCGTACGTACCCTGGGCTCTTCTTTGTGTTGGAGGGATTAATCAAAGGCCCGAGTCTGGGTCTACTTCTTTCGTCTCTCCTTACTACACGTGCAATACCTCCTTGCCCACCTTGGCGAGCTGCGTGCATCGGTTTTCTTATTGAAGTTGATGGCTCTATCTTGGCAAGCAAGCGTTTGACTgtttccttgtccttctgtAGGGTTTCCTAGTGATTGAGTGGAATGAGCATTTCATTTAATGACTGTGGTTCGGGATATGATTCGGGAATATTTGAGCAAGTCTTCCTCTCGAATATTTCAGATATTTCGACCTTCGTCCACATCACGTCTTCCGAGTCTATCCCTATAACAATCAACGTCCATAAAACCGCAACACCAGTCCCAAAGTATGAAAATCAGATAAAGCATACAGATCCAGTAACTCCACTTTCTGGCTGCAGAAAACTCCGACATCAATATAAAAGGAAATCTTGGGTCTCATCATCCGTCATATGCGTTGTCGTTTCACCGTCTAGCTCCAGCTCCGGGCCTTGACAAGCAaacaggaaaaaaaaaaaaaaaaaaaaaaaaaaaaaaaacccaaCTTAAAGGGTATATGCGATAAATGCAACATATACAACACTGAAGCAGGGGATTCCCACGGGGATACGCTAGGTTGTTCACTTGGAACACATTTCAACCAAAACACCGTTTTGGTGCCAACCAGGGCAGCGACGCTTCATTTGAGAATTACCAGATCTCACACTGGATTCTCGTGGGGCCGGGGATTTGGCAGGCGCTTGGGCCGCATCTTTTCGCCCACCCAATCTTTAATCACACAGGGATCCTCGTCGGGCCCTTGACACACCTTGCGGCGGTGCAGATGCTTGAACCGCGGGCCCAGGGGACCGTTAACGTAGTGATATTGACCTGCGAAGCGATACTGTCGACGGTCTCCCAGCGGATAGAACTTATCTCCCCAGTGACCGTTAAAGTAGAACCACTCCGTAGGTGCCAACGGGCTGGCTGTGGAGGCGCGCAACGTGTCATTCACATGATCGTACGTATACATGTGCGAATTCAAGAGAGGATCCCAGAGAGGTCCTCGGTCCGTTTGGTCATGAAGAAGTCCCCAGGGGAGAACATACGAATGGACACCAGGAGTGGCATACATGGCATGCGTACCCACTGCAGAATAGATGACTGGCTGTATACACATTGGAAACAATTGATCAGCCTCTAACCCAACCAAAATCACCAGTGTGGGAGTGGCAACTTACTCGTTGTCCGATTTTCTCCACCGCTTCATAACTATATGCCTCGCCCGCGGAATGGGCACTAAAGAAAAGAGCTTTAGGCTGGCCGTTATAGAAACGGACAAGGCAATGCTCCCAGTCGCCGATGTGGTTGCCAAACCGTACATTCAGAACCACATTTCCGAGATTGAAACTGTAAAAGAAGAACCAAAAGGCATCGACTATGCCGTTGCCCTTGTCCACGACGAGCAGCACTGCAGGCGCCTCACTTCGGCCTCCAGTCTCTTGCATCTTTACCGGTTCGCCACCGTATCGTTTCCGCAGCTCGTCCCTGACCCTTTCATCctgcagaagatcctctGACTTGGAATAACCAAGATTCTCCCATGGTAGATTGGCGGCTTCATCTTTCGACATCGAGTTGTGATTCGTGTCATACCACTTTAAGCGGCCCTCCGGTGTATCTCCTGGAATGGCCCCATCCACTCGACTGTCCCAGTCCGACCatgattcttcttcgtgctCATCTGGCGCAACAGGGAtattcttttctccttccatccACGGGGGCCGCTCCTCCACATTATCATTACTGGTCAGGAAGACGTAACGACCATCCTGCCATTGGTTCAGTCGGTCCAGGTCCTCCAACGTTGGATGACTATGCTCTGATTGCACCGGCGTGTAGTTTAACATTGGCGTGGTGTGGAACAGATGCTCTGCGATATCACATGGCCAGAACTGCTCTTTGGAGAATAGATGCACGAGAGGAGCATATTCAAAGACATAGTCGGGTATCTCTCTGAGCGAACGTTCGGCATCATCCCACTGATTCGCCAGATGCTCCTGTTCTCGGAACCAGAAGGACCGCCACGGAGCGACTTCGTCTTGCGCCGTGACAGAGGCATTGGGCTCTGTCAGGACTCTCCGCTGGCCGAAGCGCGGACCAACCGTGTGGAAATGAGCGGTACCGCAGAGACTCAGCCAGCGACAGGCTTTACGGTCCAACCACGACGGGGACGACGCGATCCAGCGCTGCTCTTCCCTGTCCTCATCGTACCAGATGAATGCATCCGGATTCAAAGCACGTACTAAGCTATTGATGGAGACATATGCAATCAGCGAAGACAAAATGATAATGGTGCCTTTCGCTTTGCCAATCATCTGCTCCACAGCCAGGGAGACAACCCTGACGTTGGATGTATTTGCTCTAGAAGAAGGATCAGGCACTAAGGGATCAGCCTGGTAATTGTGGGCAGTGCTGGTCGACTTGGCCGCTATGgaagtagtagtagtaaggGTAGTAGGGCTTAAGGACGTCCCGATTGGGATTGCACGGCCAGGCGCAAGTGAGATCGGGATGGTCAAGGAAGACTCCTCAGAGGGAAATGGGGATAGATGAAGGTCATAAGAGGTGACTACGGggcagaagacgaggagcgTGTACAAAAACGAGTAGAGAGTCAGAGCGACCAGACCCGAGGATGGAGGGGACGACACTATAAGAAGGCATTGCCAGGTTAGCAGCGGTCGAGATGAGTTATGACCAGTACCACTACCGACTTGAGTGATAATCCCGTGCGCAACGACCGAGTCAGagtaaaaagaaaatcaatgCAAAATAATAGGACTCATGGACCGAAAGGGAAAGATAAAAGCTAGGGATCATCCAGTCAGAAGGAGGGACCGGGTACAACGGAAGGGGATTAGATAAATTATGAGGGCCATGTTTATATGACAGTCATAGATGGGGGGtaagaaaaaataaaaataaaaaaaggtGTGaaaagtcatcatcattcttcagCAAAGAACGTGAGAGCAGCAAAAAGTGACGGATTCATGTAGACAGTGGATAGTGAGCGTGCAAATCAGCTCCTTGCTTCCGCGCAGAGCCGGATGGACCATGTGTGCCAATGATGATGCAGGCGGACAGgggagaacaagaagagcaaaTCGGATCGGCAAACAGGCAAATATGAACCGAACAGGGAAACATGAACATGAAGGTGATCGAATCAACAGATGGATCTGAACGGAGGTGCATGGGGTTGTCTCTGAACGGAAGACGACGGATGTGGACAACACCAGTGGTGATCTTCCGTAGGGCAGAGTATTATTAATTGTTTGATAGCTTGGTATTGCAGATGGATCTTAATGGAAACTCGGGAACAAATTGATGACaaaagatgatgatgataaatACAAGCAGCTTACTATTCGTGATTGTGACTGTGTTACTATTGAACTTTTTGGCTGATATAGAGGGGTAAGacgaagtacggagtagagaagaTGGATTGATTGATGAAACCGGGGATTGGAAtgatggaggatgatggAAGAATGAATGCAGCCCGAAAGGATGAGACCCCAGGGACGATCAGACTGAAGGAATTGGGTTCCGGTAATTCTTTGCAGACTGACAAGCACAGGGAAGATCATAATGACGCTgttagtacggagtacagcacTCTACACAGTAGGTATATTCAGACCTTAAGTCAGATAATAATATTGTTGTCCAGATACTACTGTATTAGACAGATAATACTGCTTActacctaaggtacctacTTACTGCTTGTTGTCAAGCCAGACAATACTTACAGTACAGAGTTCAGTACCTGTAGTGTAGTATCATGTCATGGGTCGGTCAGCCCTGTGGAAATCaaacatcgtcatcaacaATCCCTGTTCCTCCGTCCTTGCCCTGGTTCCCAGTTCCAGTCCCACACGGTGTTATCCAGCGGCTCCAGTGGAGTTTCTGCCCGCCGCCCTCTTCCGTTATTCCTTCACCTTCACTTCTTAGGAAAAAGGGTTtaaaaagaaagaaaaaaaagaaagaaagaaagaaagaaagaaagaaagaaagaaagaaagaaagaaagaaagaaagaaagaaagaaagaaagaaagaaagaaagaagggtCTCGAGCGCTGAGGTAGCTATCAATGCGCTGTCTCTCAATCCCAATTTTAATTTCAACAGGGTTGACTGACTAGTCGTCCTTTCCAGCTAGCTGTTTATGCCCAAATGATCCTGCTGGTCCTAAATCATGCAATCTCCTTCCGAGTCGATATTGGTCTTGGACCCCGCCATGTTGACAGATGACGATCATGACTCCGACTACGAATACGAATATCACGAGGTCGACACCGAGGTATGTTGATCGCTTGTTCCTTTCACTCTTTCTAAGCGTTCGCTTGAGCTTAAATTTGTTTTCTGTACGGTCAGACCTTCTACCTCAATCTCGACCTTACTTCTCTTCACGGCCCCATCCGTCCTCCCAGACGCCGTGACCCTGCTTCGTCTACTGCTGCAGCTTCGACTACTCTGACCCCGACCGATGACCATGAACCAGCCATGGACAGCACCGAGCCTGACAACGTTCTGTCAGAGCGTGTCCAAATTCTAGGCCTTCACACCACCAACCCAATAGTCTCGTACCAAAATCAAATCTTCAGTTGCACATGGGCAGACCAGATCGGGACAGAGCTGCTCTTCACTCGTCCAGAGACGGGTCACGAACCTGACATAGAGTCTGCATTACCGCAGATCTCTCCGTTGAGGAGCGGTAAGGACTTTGACCTCATTGCCGCCAACAGCGTCAAAATTCTCGGTCGCAAAGCGAACCTGATCTCCAGTTCTGGTTCAGGGTCAACTCAGGAGCCCTCCATACAAACAGTCGAAACTTCAGCCAACGTGTTTCGCAAGACGGGCCCACAGTCGAATCAAGCTCGATTCCTCGAACGACTGATGCACATAAAGAGGCAAAGAGGTGAGACAGACACTGTGCGCACTGTCTTCAGTACAA of Aspergillus fumigatus Af293 chromosome 2, whole genome shotgun sequence contains these proteins:
- the jhd1 gene encoding [Histone H3]-lysine-36 demethylase, giving the protein MIGATSFLNHSGPRPPRYRTPSPPRRAVEPISPFTTTTDFRASWIDRGDSQAASYDRDRVTSNNDVYSSTNRGSHGRTSHGRSSSTIDTLATIALATSPTFAPLSYRPPSQDPTPAMPLFPSQSIESTERPAKRPRSEKSPSPLHQPQTTVAPDANPSSTFDSMKTDAELLLNFARPSNFQPAAFYPSKRVSIDESYHPHYGEEPKSHFRAGLGSTYILPDGEKSAYHTSANTAFPASRMRSQSDGSAFISRPVIQGVRPNTSSSTLPPIVWQEEEGNAKTGPGPPSTKFPGAETRYENSVFTGIDTGADRASLDVPPRGDDDTESDENNQANCAACNLVRIPVDSEEQGDVTWISCDGCKQWFHIVCAGFKNDREIRTVDKFICRRCRPIHGQTTFVRKSSRARTAIDYAGLNQGLVKAASDSLEHHYIEPIREGKIRFLPDNFPRMRPELVTAEYFERGSGMTEPIVIPAHLNTRDSIPIVDPEFDSLVQEATSQEMFDELLEHLPEEGKDFETVIDCGQDQLDMVVPQGLTVRAVAELYGPEERVEVIDVKSQQGEDKRWNMQKWADYYESTGSKVVRNVISLEVSQSKLGKLIRRPKIVRDLDLQDAVWPEELKAIGDYPKVQFYCLMSVADCYTDFHIDFGGSSVYYHILKGKKTFFFIPPKDKHLKKYEDWCNSPAQDSTFLGDQTKECYRVDLSEGDTMLIPSGWIHAVWTPTNSLVIGGNFLTRLNYGMQIKVAKIEKDTKVPRKFRYPFFQRIQWYTALKYLEDDPIPQSVLNAFAEDENYRFHRAYPIYYEFGERENKAPAGDPYHNSRFYSQAELEGLPDLAKYLLRTALIASGYMVEGVTMDARNAVKRSIPKGQGDPIDTVRKFGIWVAWKRGNEKAPQWTRPGVVESNAKLSLTEKKPAGRPSRRSERNAEGQRMYAERQAVQRPLEQPPDLTNGLSSEESSSAPSTVEIPQSTVISTLPGTETKELKEEIAQKPRSIHRSSGLGPKRVACDACRKRRIRCRHKDEHNDTISAKQTTFGTFPAGVQSSLAHDAASALNSLAAIASEAGFQDAANGHGLERLEGSGNYSTAILSTPNAATSKVHDGSPEGLNTGKKGRSKACDDCRKSKRRCIHDEYGRIDPIKAQERSKPRATASAKRPRPPQEEDAAFTLNKRPKQESTSPVARPASLFRAEGDMSHTQRPVDLEASSYFGTAHDHNGIAQTKLTSAVGQTSYASPPAFQSDTVVMEVAGQGVSKPTASLVSPPTSQADETDVPPEQDAEKDNHVVYYTPTTSSRHSSRQPRHVDRYVPESQPAKAVKTTHTPSKRRASCSGPTTARRVTPGAQGSSKKPASRPSSSHAKKGVSPVTEKKFDRMTTTSTSPGHKGAKRERTAIADDEPDAESLRLIRELQEQEFGLRKRTTRV
- a CDS encoding TFIIIC subunit 6 family protein, with amino-acid sequence MQSPSESILVLDPAMLTDDDHDSDYEYEYHEVDTETFYLNLDLTSLHGPIRPPRRRDPASSTAAASTTLTPTDDHEPAMDSTEPDNVLSERVQILGLHTTNPIVSYQNQIFSCTWADQIGTELLFTRPETGHEPDIESALPQISPLRSGSTQEPSIQTVETSANVFRKTGPQSNQARFLERLMHIKRQRGETDTVRTVFSTKRTQNLEDRLRGWARTEEELAEVQRLSEAASRGDTVALTALEELYTEINGQKFGPGISDEPTQPC